In a genomic window of Leifsonia xyli subsp. cynodontis DSM 46306:
- the flgN gene encoding flagellar export chaperone FlgN, producing the protein MSPASTRLPDDAVLRDVVAAAPEGAWREIFASHLKALSELTAEIRNTRDENSRLLRAGLRLTQETLNLMAEPSSTYTADGTVESAIPAARLIDAAL; encoded by the coding sequence ATGTCGCCCGCGAGTACGCGCCTGCCCGATGACGCTGTCCTGCGGGATGTCGTCGCCGCCGCGCCGGAGGGCGCGTGGCGGGAGATCTTCGCCTCCCACCTGAAGGCGCTCAGCGAGCTGACCGCCGAGATCCGCAACACCCGCGACGAGAACAGCCGCCTCCTCCGGGCGGGACTGCGCCTCACACAGGAGACCCTCAATCTGATGGCCGAGCCCTCCTCGACCTACACCGCCGACGGAACCGTCGAGTCGGCGATCCCTGCCGCGCGTCTCATCGACGCCGCCCTTTGA
- a CDS encoding DNA-3-methyladenine glycosylase, giving the protein MVLSPPGRDTFLASSLAVAPRLLGAVLRHESAEGAVALRITEVEAYTGEGLDPGSHAFRGRTKRNAAMYGEPGRLYAYFTYGMHVCANVVCSPEGEASAVLLRGAEVVEGVALAGRRRAGASGRRIPPRDLARGPARLVVAAGIGLADDGADLLAPPFGLLLPSVQPEYATGPRTGVSGAGGGAAFPWRYWLPGEPSVSPYKRHPQSHP; this is encoded by the coding sequence GTGGTCCTCTCCCCGCCCGGGCGCGACACCTTCCTGGCGTCGTCGCTTGCGGTCGCCCCGCGCCTCCTCGGCGCCGTGCTGCGGCACGAGAGCGCCGAGGGCGCGGTCGCGCTGCGCATCACCGAAGTGGAGGCGTATACCGGCGAGGGCCTCGACCCGGGTTCGCACGCTTTCCGCGGACGGACCAAGCGGAACGCCGCGATGTACGGCGAACCCGGCCGCCTGTACGCGTACTTCACCTACGGAATGCACGTCTGCGCGAACGTCGTCTGCTCGCCGGAGGGGGAGGCGTCGGCCGTGCTGCTGCGCGGCGCCGAGGTCGTCGAGGGCGTCGCCCTGGCGGGACGGCGGCGTGCCGGCGCGAGCGGCCGCCGCATCCCGCCGCGCGACCTCGCCCGCGGCCCGGCCCGCCTGGTCGTCGCGGCCGGGATCGGCCTCGCGGACGACGGGGCTGACCTGCTCGCGCCCCCGTTCGGCCTGCTGCTCCCGAGCGTGCAGCCGGAGTACGCGACCGGACCCCGGACGGGCGTCTCCGGCGCGGGCGGCGGCGCGGCGTTCCCGTGGCGCTACTGGCTGCCGGGCGAGCCGTCGGTGTCGCCGTATAAGCGCCACCCCCAGTCGCACCCCTAG
- the flgL gene encoding flagellar hook-associated protein FlgL, whose product MTMRVTSTTQLLSTQRNLQASKASMGDLYQEGTSGVKIAKPSDDPAGVANLLAVRKQISQNAQYKSNVNDGTGWMKTVDSALTGSADVLSKIRDLVVQAANTGANTPADQNGIVKSIEQLKQNLLTLANTQYLGRSVFAGTSDADTAFDVKSYAFNGTPGAEVSRRVSASATIPVSADGAAIFGAGSVFALIDGITTKIAAGRNVGSELAAIDSALNVISGAQSAIGTDFAQLQQVQLQLGTDTTTLEETRSRIEDADPADVVLRLNAQQVAYQTALAVAAKSIQQTLMDYLR is encoded by the coding sequence ATGACAATGCGCGTCACCTCGACCACTCAGCTGCTCAGCACTCAGCGGAACCTCCAGGCGTCCAAAGCCTCGATGGGCGACCTCTACCAGGAGGGCACGAGCGGGGTGAAGATCGCCAAGCCCTCCGACGACCCGGCCGGAGTCGCGAACCTCCTCGCCGTGCGCAAACAGATCTCCCAGAACGCCCAGTACAAGTCCAACGTCAATGACGGGACCGGCTGGATGAAGACCGTCGACTCAGCCCTCACCGGTTCCGCCGACGTGCTCTCCAAGATCCGCGACCTCGTCGTGCAAGCAGCGAACACCGGAGCGAACACCCCCGCCGATCAGAACGGCATCGTCAAGAGCATCGAGCAGCTCAAGCAGAACCTCCTCACCCTCGCCAACACTCAGTACCTCGGCCGGAGCGTCTTCGCCGGCACCTCGGACGCCGACACGGCGTTCGACGTGAAGAGCTACGCGTTCAACGGCACGCCCGGCGCCGAGGTGTCCCGGCGAGTCAGCGCATCCGCGACCATCCCGGTGTCCGCCGACGGCGCAGCCATCTTCGGCGCCGGCAGCGTCTTCGCCCTCATCGACGGGATCACCACGAAGATCGCCGCAGGCAGGAACGTCGGCTCCGAACTCGCCGCCATCGACTCGGCGCTGAACGTCATCTCCGGCGCCCAATCGGCCATCGGGACCGACTTCGCCCAGCTGCAACAGGTCCAGCTGCAGCTGGGGACAGACACGACCACGCTGGAAGAGACCCGTTCCCGCATCGAAGACGCCGATCCCGCCGACGTCGTGCTGCGCCTGAACGCACAGCAGGTCGCCTACCAGACCGCTCTCGCCGTCGCGGCGAAAAGCATCCAGCAAACCCTGATGGACTACCTGCGCTGA
- the tyrS gene encoding tyrosine--tRNA ligase, whose amino-acid sequence MSDSPSRHQQLLRAQSNDPSFDDVWDELIWRGLVYVSTDETALKQLLAGEPIAYYCGFDPTAPSLHLGNLVQLLTMRRLQLAGHRPLGLVGGSTGLIGDPKPSAERTLNTKETVAEWGGFLREQVTRFLSDEGDNAVLLVNNLDWTAPLSAIDFLREIGKHFRVGAMLKKDAVAARLNSDEGISYTEFSYQILQGLDYLELYRQHGCVLQTGGSDQWGNLTSGTELIRRVAGGHAHAVGTPLIVNSDGTKFGKSEGNAVWLDPALTSPYAMYQFWLNTDDADVIARLKVFTFLHRDEIERLERAVAEEPFRREAQRRLALDVTSLVHGAAAAEAVIAASEALFGRGGDLAQQDTDTLAAALRELPHTVSAPGATIAQALVDTGLTKSLGEARRAVAQGGVSVNNAAVQDADTPVGDALLPGGMLVLRRGKKTLAGVFVEEGV is encoded by the coding sequence GTGTCAGATTCGCCTTCCCGCCACCAGCAGCTTCTCCGGGCGCAGTCCAACGATCCGTCTTTCGACGATGTCTGGGACGAGCTGATCTGGCGCGGACTCGTGTATGTCTCCACAGACGAGACCGCACTGAAACAGCTCCTGGCGGGTGAGCCGATCGCGTACTACTGCGGCTTCGACCCGACAGCGCCGAGTCTGCACCTGGGGAACCTCGTCCAACTGCTCACCATGCGCCGGTTGCAGTTGGCCGGCCACCGCCCGCTCGGTCTGGTGGGCGGGTCGACCGGCCTCATCGGCGACCCTAAGCCGTCCGCCGAGCGCACCCTGAACACCAAGGAGACCGTCGCCGAGTGGGGCGGCTTCCTGCGGGAGCAGGTCACGCGCTTCCTCTCGGACGAGGGCGACAACGCCGTCCTGCTGGTCAACAACCTCGACTGGACCGCGCCGCTGTCGGCCATCGACTTCCTGCGCGAGATCGGCAAGCACTTCCGTGTGGGGGCGATGTTGAAGAAGGACGCTGTCGCCGCGCGCCTGAACTCCGACGAAGGCATCTCCTACACCGAGTTCAGCTACCAGATCCTCCAGGGCCTCGACTACCTCGAGCTGTACCGCCAGCACGGCTGCGTGCTGCAGACCGGCGGCAGCGACCAGTGGGGGAACCTCACGAGCGGCACGGAGCTGATTCGCCGAGTGGCGGGCGGACACGCGCACGCCGTCGGCACGCCGCTCATCGTCAACAGCGACGGCACCAAGTTCGGCAAGAGCGAAGGCAATGCCGTCTGGCTGGACCCGGCGCTCACCAGTCCCTATGCGATGTACCAGTTCTGGCTGAATACGGATGACGCCGATGTGATCGCGCGCCTCAAGGTGTTCACTTTCCTCCACCGCGACGAGATCGAGCGCCTGGAGCGCGCGGTCGCGGAGGAGCCGTTCCGCCGCGAGGCGCAGCGCCGGCTGGCGCTCGACGTGACGAGTCTCGTCCACGGTGCAGCGGCGGCGGAGGCCGTGATCGCGGCGTCCGAAGCGCTGTTCGGGCGCGGCGGCGACCTCGCCCAGCAGGACACGGACACCCTCGCGGCCGCTCTGCGCGAGCTTCCCCACACGGTCTCGGCGCCCGGTGCGACCATCGCCCAGGCGCTCGTGGACACGGGGCTCACCAAGAGCCTCGGCGAGGCCAGGCGCGCTGTGGCCCAGGGCGGCGTCTCCGTCAACAATGCGGCGGTGCAGGACGCCGACACCCCGGTCGGCGACGCACTGCTGCCGGGCGGTATGCTCGTGCTGCGCCGAGGCAAGAAGACGCTTGCGGGCGTCTTCGTCGAGGAGGGTGTCTGA
- the argF gene encoding ornithine carbamoyltransferase gives MTRHFLRDDDLSPAEQAEVLDLAAELKRDRFRARPLAGPQTVAVMFDKTSTRTRLSFATGIADLGGTPLIIQAGESQIGAKESLADTARVMERMLAAIVWRTFAHSGLEELADGTRIPVVNALSDDVHPCQTLADLQTVRERKGHTAGLTMSFFGDGASNMAHSSLLGGATAGMHVRVAAPAGYTPDPRFVADAEAIAARTGGSVLVTADPGEAAAGADVIVTDTWVSMGKEDEKAERIAVFGDYAVDAGTLRLADPAAIFLHCLPAYRGLEVSADVIDGPQSVVWDEAENRLHAQKALLTWLLAKNREDAA, from the coding sequence ATGACCAGGCACTTCCTCCGCGATGACGACCTCAGCCCGGCCGAACAGGCCGAGGTGCTCGACCTGGCCGCCGAGCTGAAGCGAGACCGCTTCCGCGCCCGGCCGCTCGCCGGTCCGCAGACCGTCGCCGTGATGTTCGACAAGACCTCGACCCGCACACGCCTCTCGTTCGCGACCGGCATCGCCGACCTCGGCGGCACCCCGCTCATCATCCAGGCCGGGGAGAGCCAGATCGGCGCGAAGGAGTCGCTCGCCGACACCGCGCGCGTGATGGAGCGGATGCTCGCCGCCATCGTGTGGCGCACTTTCGCGCACTCGGGGCTCGAAGAGCTCGCCGACGGCACTCGCATCCCCGTGGTCAACGCGCTCTCCGACGATGTCCACCCCTGCCAGACCCTCGCCGACTTGCAGACGGTCCGCGAGCGCAAAGGGCACACCGCCGGGCTCACGATGAGCTTCTTCGGCGACGGCGCGAGCAATATGGCGCACTCCTCCCTCCTCGGCGGCGCGACGGCGGGCATGCATGTCCGCGTCGCCGCGCCGGCCGGGTACACGCCGGACCCCCGGTTCGTCGCGGACGCCGAGGCGATCGCGGCCCGCACCGGAGGATCGGTGCTTGTGACCGCCGACCCAGGAGAAGCGGCGGCGGGCGCCGATGTGATCGTCACCGACACCTGGGTGTCGATGGGCAAAGAGGACGAGAAAGCAGAGCGGATCGCCGTGTTCGGCGACTACGCGGTGGACGCCGGGACGCTGAGGCTCGCGGACCCTGCGGCGATCTTCCTGCACTGCCTGCCCGCCTACCGGGGTCTGGAAGTCAGCGCCGATGTCATCGACGGCCCCCAGTCCGTCGTCTGGGACGAGGCCGAGAACCGGCTGCACGCGCAGAAGGCCCTGTTGACGTGGCTGCTGGCGAAGAACCGGGAGGATGCGGCATGA
- a CDS encoding TlyA family RNA methyltransferase yields the protein MALTVRGLVRSRSRAAAAIAEGLVTVDGKPVIRASTWVGPGQALAVAGVDHYVSRGAHKLLAALDAFGVPVSGRTALDAGASTGGFSQVLLERGAETVVALDVGHGQLSPVLAGEGRLRSFEGVNVRALTPERLAELLGRPVRPELVVADLSFISLTQVIPALRAVAEKGADFVLLVKPQFEVGRSGIREGVVRDARLWEDVLTAVLWSGFDAGLGVAGVIRSPIVGSHGNAEFLVRLTTRGTDPGQWRDRVREVVR from the coding sequence GTGGCTTTGACGGTTCGTGGGCTTGTGCGTTCGCGGAGCCGGGCGGCTGCTGCGATCGCCGAAGGTTTGGTGACGGTGGACGGGAAGCCGGTCATCCGGGCGTCTACGTGGGTCGGTCCGGGGCAGGCCCTCGCGGTCGCCGGCGTCGATCACTATGTGAGTCGCGGCGCCCATAAGCTTCTCGCGGCGCTCGATGCCTTCGGTGTGCCTGTCTCCGGCCGGACAGCGCTCGATGCGGGGGCCTCGACCGGGGGATTCAGTCAGGTGCTGCTGGAGCGTGGCGCTGAGACGGTGGTCGCGCTGGATGTCGGGCACGGCCAGCTCTCGCCCGTGCTGGCGGGGGAGGGACGGCTGCGTTCTTTCGAGGGCGTCAATGTGCGTGCCCTGACTCCGGAGCGGCTCGCGGAGCTGCTGGGACGGCCGGTGCGTCCGGAGCTGGTCGTGGCCGATCTGTCCTTCATCTCGCTCACGCAGGTCATTCCGGCGCTGCGGGCGGTCGCGGAGAAGGGCGCGGACTTCGTTCTGCTGGTGAAACCGCAGTTCGAGGTCGGCCGGTCGGGCATCCGCGAGGGAGTCGTGCGGGACGCCAGGCTCTGGGAGGATGTTCTGACTGCTGTTCTCTGGTCGGGGTTCGATGCGGGTCTCGGAGTGGCGGGTGTGATCCGGTCTCCGATCGTGGGCTCGCACGGGAATGCCGAGTTCTTGGTTCGGCTGACGACGCGTGGGACCGATCCGGGCCAGTGGCGCGATCGGGTTCGGGAGGTGGTGCGCTGA
- the fliW gene encoding flagellar assembly protein FliW: MSVPLALTAPLVGLEHLVFFELTPLDGAPGCYVLRSTEDPGVRLYVLDTAVRLPGYRAGLTVAVEADVYVVVSTHHGAPTVNLIAPIVVDLPAGVAGQIIVDDPDLSRVSVPLAA, from the coding sequence ATGAGCGTTCCCCTCGCCCTCACCGCTCCCCTGGTCGGCCTCGAACACCTGGTGTTCTTCGAGCTGACCCCTCTCGACGGCGCCCCCGGCTGCTACGTCCTCCGCTCGACCGAGGACCCGGGCGTCCGCCTGTACGTCCTCGACACCGCTGTCCGGCTCCCCGGCTACCGGGCAGGGCTGACGGTGGCCGTGGAGGCCGACGTGTACGTCGTCGTCAGCACCCACCACGGCGCCCCCACGGTGAACCTGATCGCGCCGATCGTCGTGGATCTGCCCGCCGGCGTCGCCGGGCAGATCATCGTCGACGATCCCGACCTCAGCCGGGTGTCCGTCCCCCTCGCCGCGTAG
- the flgK gene encoding flagellar hook-associated protein FlgK, with amino-acid sequence MTESALGALRAAYSGLQAAQAGMDIVGQNIDNANTVGYVRQSVSQQSVGQPGRVGSDANGPRSGQGVVVAAIVQSGSSLLDAQVRSTAADAAYSSVRSGALDQVQTILGEPSGDAISGRLQTFWNAWQSVANRPGSSAPVGALLGQAATLASTIGTAYKALQSQWSQTSGQLATTVSQLNADIARIADLNGQIRTAIAAGGNANELIDQRNVAAQGFAKLVGGRVDIAGDNTVSVSIGGIAVVQGTSFEQVRISGGTQLEAAGESPVRLVLASDPSGPGLTPSTGEIAGLVSLLGAAGTGGAIAETAAHLNQLATGLATRVNAISRTGVSSTGATGLDFFAIGASPALSLSVIPADPSGVATGAVGAGNLDGAVADKISQIGNTAASPDATWSASVVQLGTRANLEASQASLDSAALTSATTAQQSLESVDLDEENLNLLSYQHAYQGASRVMSALDEVLDQLINHTGHVGIA; translated from the coding sequence ATGACCGAGAGCGCGCTCGGCGCCCTGCGCGCCGCTTACTCCGGCCTCCAGGCCGCCCAGGCCGGGATGGACATCGTCGGCCAGAACATCGACAATGCCAACACCGTCGGCTACGTCCGCCAGAGCGTCAGCCAGCAGTCCGTCGGCCAGCCCGGCCGCGTCGGCTCGGACGCGAACGGCCCCCGGTCCGGGCAGGGCGTCGTCGTCGCCGCGATCGTCCAGTCCGGCTCCTCCCTGCTGGACGCGCAAGTCCGGAGCACCGCGGCGGACGCCGCGTACAGCAGCGTGCGCTCCGGCGCGCTCGATCAGGTTCAGACGATCCTCGGCGAGCCGTCGGGCGACGCGATCAGCGGACGTCTGCAAACGTTCTGGAACGCGTGGCAGTCGGTCGCCAACCGGCCCGGGAGCAGCGCCCCGGTCGGGGCGCTGCTCGGACAGGCGGCGACTCTCGCCAGCACTATCGGCACGGCGTACAAAGCGCTCCAGAGCCAGTGGTCGCAGACCAGCGGCCAACTGGCGACGACGGTGTCTCAGCTGAACGCCGACATCGCCCGCATCGCCGATCTGAACGGCCAGATCCGCACCGCCATCGCCGCCGGCGGCAACGCGAACGAGCTCATCGACCAGCGCAACGTCGCCGCCCAGGGATTCGCCAAGCTCGTCGGCGGCCGTGTCGACATCGCCGGCGACAACACGGTCTCTGTCTCCATCGGCGGGATCGCCGTGGTCCAGGGCACCAGCTTCGAGCAGGTGCGGATCTCCGGCGGGACTCAGCTCGAAGCGGCCGGCGAGAGCCCGGTCAGACTCGTCCTCGCCAGCGACCCGTCCGGTCCGGGGCTCACACCGTCCACCGGCGAGATCGCCGGCCTGGTCTCTCTCCTCGGCGCGGCGGGCACCGGCGGCGCGATAGCCGAGACCGCCGCCCACCTCAACCAGCTCGCCACCGGCCTCGCCACCCGGGTGAACGCGATCAGCCGGACCGGCGTCTCCTCCACCGGGGCGACCGGACTGGACTTCTTCGCGATCGGCGCCAGCCCCGCTCTGTCGCTCAGCGTGATCCCGGCCGACCCGTCCGGCGTCGCCACCGGAGCGGTCGGCGCAGGAAACCTGGACGGCGCCGTCGCCGACAAGATCTCGCAGATCGGGAACACGGCCGCCTCCCCCGACGCGACGTGGTCGGCGTCCGTCGTCCAGCTCGGCACCCGGGCGAACCTCGAAGCGTCCCAGGCGTCGCTCGACTCGGCAGCACTCACCTCGGCGACCACCGCCCAGCAGTCTCTGGAGAGCGTCGACCTGGACGAAGAGAACCTGAATCTCCTCTCCTACCAGCACGCCTACCAGGGAGCCTCGCGCGTGATGTCCGCGCTCGACGAGGTCCTCGACCAGCTCATCAACCACACCGGACACGTTGGGATCGCCTGA
- a CDS encoding glycosyltransferase family 4 protein, which yields MKIIHFCTRVGNFADGLVNVAVDLAITQSRAGHDVVLASLGGDYEPLLNANGVRTVRLDFRVRKPWEVLATRRAIKRLVAETGAEVLHSHTIAPAVLAASLGRRTALTVSTVHNEFQRGARLLGASRLVVCVSKAIQDKMERIWLSRGKTTVIVNGVMGSPRRVTAPPKPRLQGRAIVAIGSVTLRKGSDILLEAFGEVARQRDDAHLYFVGNVDHPELLDRFREEEWFPRVHLEGRAEDPTGYLAAAEVFVQASRQDPYPLAVLEAIQSGIKMVGSDADGIPEALGHGRLGAVFPSEDAEALAARLIDAFDGRGPIPEPTEADLAANSVERMADDYVREYARQLTGRGAV from the coding sequence ATGAAAATCATCCACTTCTGCACGCGTGTCGGAAACTTCGCCGACGGCCTCGTCAATGTCGCTGTCGACCTCGCGATCACCCAGTCGCGAGCCGGTCACGATGTCGTCCTCGCTTCTCTCGGCGGCGACTACGAACCGCTGCTCAACGCCAACGGCGTGCGGACCGTCCGCCTGGACTTCCGGGTGCGCAAGCCGTGGGAGGTGCTCGCGACACGCCGGGCGATCAAACGTCTCGTCGCGGAGACCGGGGCGGAGGTCCTCCACTCGCACACGATCGCGCCCGCGGTGCTCGCGGCCTCCCTGGGCCGGCGAACAGCGCTGACGGTCTCCACCGTCCACAACGAATTCCAGCGCGGCGCCCGGCTGCTCGGCGCGAGCCGTCTCGTCGTGTGCGTCAGCAAGGCCATCCAGGACAAAATGGAGCGGATCTGGCTGAGCCGCGGGAAGACCACCGTCATCGTCAACGGTGTCATGGGCTCCCCGCGCCGGGTGACGGCGCCCCCGAAACCGCGGCTGCAGGGCCGCGCCATCGTCGCGATCGGCTCCGTCACACTCCGCAAGGGGTCTGATATCCTTCTGGAGGCGTTCGGTGAAGTGGCCCGGCAGCGGGACGACGCCCACCTCTACTTCGTCGGGAACGTCGATCATCCGGAGCTCCTCGATCGCTTCCGAGAGGAGGAGTGGTTTCCGCGGGTCCACCTGGAAGGGCGGGCAGAGGACCCCACCGGCTACCTCGCCGCCGCGGAGGTCTTCGTCCAGGCGTCCCGTCAGGACCCGTACCCGCTCGCCGTTCTCGAGGCCATCCAGTCCGGCATCAAGATGGTCGGCAGCGACGCCGACGGCATCCCCGAGGCCCTCGGCCACGGCCGCCTCGGTGCGGTGTTCCCGAGCGAGGACGCCGAAGCGCTGGCCGCCCGGCTGATCGACGCTTTCGACGGCCGTGGCCCGATCCCGGAGCCGACGGAGGCCGACCTGGCGGCGAACTCCGTCGAGCGGATGGCGGACGACTACGTGCGCGAATACGCACGCCAGCTGACCGGCCGCGGCGCGGTGTAG
- the argH gene encoding argininosuccinate lyase → MSAHSDAGQGGVGHTDEGKLWGARFAGGPSPELAALSASTHFDLALAAYDLAGSRAHAAALAAAGYLTDDELAGMLAALDRLDEDVASGAFAAAETDEDVHGALERGLIERAGADLGGKLRAGRSRNDQIATLVRLYLRDHAGVIADRLIALVDAIAAQAQAHPTAILPGRTHLQHAQPVLLAHHLLAHCWPLVRDLERLADWDKRANVSPYGGGALAGSTLGLDPLLVARELGFAASSENSIDGTAARDVVAEFAFIAAQIGIDLSRFAEEIVLWNTREFGFVTLDDSYSTGSSIMPQKKNPDIAELARGKSGRLIGNLTGLLTTLKGLPLAYNRDLQEDKEPVFDSVQTLEVVLPAFAGMVATLRFHTDRMAELAPQGFSLATDVAEWLVKRHVPFRVAHELTGSLVRFAEENGLELHEVSDGQFAAISPLLTPDVRTVLTVEGSVASRAGVGGTAPERVAEQLAALTDRVRSLAAGREL, encoded by the coding sequence ATGAGCGCGCACAGCGATGCCGGACAAGGCGGGGTCGGGCACACCGACGAGGGCAAGCTCTGGGGCGCCCGGTTCGCTGGCGGCCCCTCGCCCGAGCTCGCGGCGCTGAGCGCATCCACGCACTTCGACTTGGCGCTCGCCGCCTACGACCTCGCCGGCTCCCGCGCGCACGCGGCCGCCCTGGCCGCGGCCGGCTACCTCACGGACGATGAGCTGGCCGGGATGCTCGCGGCGCTCGACCGCCTCGACGAGGACGTCGCCTCCGGCGCGTTCGCCGCGGCCGAGACCGATGAGGATGTCCACGGCGCTCTCGAGCGCGGCCTCATCGAGCGTGCCGGCGCCGACCTCGGCGGCAAGCTGCGCGCGGGCCGGAGCCGCAACGACCAGATCGCCACGCTCGTCCGGCTCTACCTCCGCGACCACGCGGGCGTCATCGCCGATCGGCTGATCGCGCTCGTGGACGCGATCGCGGCCCAGGCGCAGGCGCATCCCACCGCTATCCTGCCCGGTCGCACCCACCTCCAGCACGCGCAGCCGGTGCTGCTCGCCCACCACCTGCTCGCCCACTGCTGGCCGCTGGTCCGCGACCTGGAGCGTCTGGCCGACTGGGACAAGCGCGCGAACGTCTCGCCCTACGGAGGCGGTGCTCTGGCTGGCTCGACCCTCGGCCTCGACCCGCTGCTCGTCGCGCGCGAGCTGGGGTTCGCGGCCAGCTCCGAGAACTCCATCGACGGCACGGCGGCGCGGGATGTCGTGGCCGAGTTCGCGTTCATCGCCGCGCAGATCGGCATCGATCTCTCCCGCTTCGCCGAAGAGATCGTCCTGTGGAACACGCGCGAGTTCGGGTTCGTCACCCTCGACGACTCCTACTCGACCGGTTCCTCGATCATGCCGCAGAAGAAGAACCCCGACATCGCCGAGCTCGCGCGGGGCAAATCCGGGCGTCTGATCGGCAATCTGACCGGACTGCTCACCACGCTGAAGGGCCTTCCGCTGGCGTACAACCGCGACCTGCAGGAGGACAAAGAGCCGGTCTTCGACTCGGTGCAGACCCTCGAGGTCGTGCTTCCGGCCTTCGCCGGGATGGTCGCGACCCTGCGCTTCCACACCGATCGGATGGCCGAGCTCGCCCCGCAGGGATTCTCGCTCGCGACCGATGTGGCCGAGTGGCTGGTCAAGCGGCATGTCCCGTTCCGGGTGGCGCACGAGCTGACCGGGAGCCTGGTCCGGTTCGCCGAGGAGAACGGCCTGGAACTGCACGAGGTCTCCGACGGGCAGTTCGCGGCGATCTCACCGCTGCTGACCCCGGACGTCCGCACGGTGCTGACGGTCGAAGGCTCCGTGGCCAGCCGAGCCGGCGTCGGAGGGACCGCGCCCGAGCGTGTCGCCGAGCAGCTCGCGGCCCTCACCGACCGCGTGCGCTCCCTCGCCGCCGGGCGGGAGCTCTGA
- a CDS encoding alpha/beta hydrolase, with amino-acid sequence MPVESATFLYGFERLLAESRADALWIEQVAAAFDAAGGGTLSDHALDLVATAVHPLSDEGLLAAFGTLTAVELRALLAASPVLRARLSSVDPVAVDTWWHGLGPAVGAGGGFSARQELLLTAFPDLFGNVEGIPYAARDEANRRALAAAIAGMEKQIAGLRARVGDSSVVDGPLLPGVLAMKHTLRDAEEQLKALKNIRAALQTREGRASRFLIALTGDRPPLAAVAIGDLDTATTVSYAVPGMGTTTHGMTGWAKAAQNLYALLPVDSAVVAWIGYKTPPSPSVGDPDFGVLNVNRAVAGGTKLASTLGGLGAVRGGALPRLSVVAHSYGTTTAAVALSQPGVRVDTFVTLGSAGLPDSVRSVADLNAGAVYSGHARDKFLGETESGDPWAWIGRDGSRDHRVNPLAPDFGSQAFGVETGGDSGSSVTDHGPLLSDDGPEAGYFDYETESLANTARAVSGKTGSITPYAPLGPTNFQKGLQVENEKGCLCGVLLRDVG; translated from the coding sequence GTGCCGGTGGAGTCGGCGACGTTCCTGTATGGGTTCGAGCGGCTGTTGGCGGAGAGCCGGGCCGATGCGCTCTGGATCGAGCAGGTCGCTGCGGCGTTCGACGCTGCCGGTGGCGGCACGCTCTCGGATCATGCTCTGGACCTTGTCGCGACCGCGGTCCACCCGTTGAGCGATGAAGGCCTGCTGGCGGCTTTCGGAACGCTCACGGCTGTCGAGTTGCGGGCGTTGCTGGCGGCTTCTCCGGTCTTGCGGGCCCGGTTGTCGTCGGTGGATCCGGTGGCGGTCGACACGTGGTGGCACGGTCTGGGCCCGGCGGTGGGTGCTGGTGGTGGTTTCTCCGCGCGTCAGGAGTTGTTGTTGACCGCATTCCCGGACCTGTTCGGGAACGTGGAGGGCATTCCCTATGCTGCCCGGGACGAGGCGAATCGGCGTGCTTTGGCTGCTGCGATCGCGGGGATGGAGAAGCAGATCGCCGGGTTGAGGGCTCGTGTTGGTGACAGCTCGGTCGTTGACGGGCCTTTGCTGCCCGGGGTGCTGGCGATGAAGCACACCCTCCGGGACGCGGAGGAGCAGTTGAAGGCGCTGAAGAACATCCGCGCCGCGTTGCAGACGAGGGAAGGCCGGGCGTCGCGCTTCCTCATCGCTCTGACGGGTGATCGTCCGCCGTTGGCGGCGGTCGCGATCGGGGATCTGGACACGGCCACGACGGTGAGTTACGCCGTCCCCGGGATGGGGACCACGACCCACGGGATGACGGGGTGGGCGAAAGCGGCACAGAACCTGTATGCGCTTCTCCCGGTGGACAGTGCGGTGGTCGCCTGGATCGGCTACAAGACCCCGCCGTCGCCGAGCGTTGGCGATCCGGACTTCGGGGTGCTGAACGTGAATCGGGCGGTGGCGGGCGGCACCAAGCTCGCGTCGACGTTGGGAGGTTTGGGTGCGGTGCGGGGTGGGGCGCTGCCGCGGTTGTCGGTGGTCGCCCACTCGTATGGCACGACCACTGCCGCTGTCGCGCTTTCCCAGCCTGGGGTCCGGGTGGACACGTTCGTGACGTTGGGGTCGGCCGGGCTTCCGGACAGTGTGCGGTCGGTGGCCGATCTGAACGCGGGGGCGGTGTATTCGGGTCATGCTCGCGACAAGTTCCTCGGAGAGACCGAAAGCGGGGATCCGTGGGCGTGGATCGGCAGAGACGGTAGTCGTGACCACCGGGTCAACCCGCTGGCCCCCGACTTCGGTTCCCAGGCGTTCGGCGTCGAAACCGGAGGCGACTCCGGCAGCAGCGTGACCGACCACGGTCCGCTGCTCAGCGACGACGGCCCTGAAGCAGGGTACTTCGATTACGAGACGGAGTCGTTGGCGAACACGGCCCGGGCGGTTTCCGGGAAGACCGGGTCGATCACACCGTATGCGCCTTTGGGGCCGACGAACTTTCAGAAGGGTTTGCAAGTAGAGAATGAGAAGGGGTGCCTTTGTGGTGTGCTGCTCAGGGACGTTGGTTGA